The following are encoded in a window of Lysobacterales bacterium genomic DNA:
- the rplW gene encoding 50S ribosomal protein L23: MSKHSVYDVIRAPVVSEKSARLQESGNQYVFEVAQSASKADVKAAVEKLFSVKVDKVTVVNLKGKNKSFRFQPGRRSDRRKAYVSLADGQSIDLGAKA, from the coding sequence ATGAGCAAGCACAGCGTGTACGACGTGATCCGCGCACCGGTCGTCTCCGAGAAGAGCGCCCGTCTGCAGGAGTCCGGCAACCAGTACGTGTTCGAGGTGGCGCAGAGCGCCTCCAAGGCCGACGTCAAGGCGGCCGTGGAGAAGCTCTTCAGCGTCAAGGTCGACAAGGTCACCGTGGTGAACCTGAAGGGCAAGAACAAGAGCTTCCGGTTCCAGCCGGGTCGTCGCAGCGATCGCCGCAAGGCCTATGTCAGCCTGGCCGACGGCCAGAGCATCGACCTGGGTGCGAAGGCCTGA